In one window of Plasmodium cynomolgi strain B DNA, chromosome 13, whole genome shotgun sequence DNA:
- a CDS encoding mitochondrial import inner membrane translocase subunit Tim17 (putative) yields the protein MLQERDLAREPCPDRIIEDMGGAFGMGCIGGYIWHFLKGARNSPQGDVLSGALYSGRMRAPILGGNFAVWGGTFSCFDCTFQYIRKKEDHWNAIGSGFFTGGVLAMRGGWRSASRNAIVGGVLLAIIEIVSLVLTRKTTPTPRQQFQQQMELEKKMASKN from the coding sequence atgttacaagAAAGAGACTTAGCGAGAGAGCCATGTCCTGACAGAATCATAGAAGATATGGGTGGCGCGTTTGGCATGGGATGCATAGGAGGGTACAtatggcattttttaaagggcGCAAGAAATAGCCCCCAAGGGGATGTGTTAAGTGGCGCTCTGTACAGTGGCCGTATGAGGGCCCCCATTTTGGGAGGTAACTTTGCCGTGTGGGGAGGCACATTTAGTTGCTTCGATTGTACATTTCAGTATATacggaaaaaggaagaccaCTGGAATGCCATAGGGAGTGGGTTTTTTACAGGTGGTGTTTTAGCCATGAGGGGTGGTTGGAGATCTGCTTCGAGAAATGCCATCGTCGGTGGAGTTTTGCTAGCCATTATAGAAATCGTTTCGCTCGTATTGACTCGTAAGACAACACCGACCCCTAGACAGCAATTTCAGCAACAGAtggagttggaaaaaaaaatggcgtcCAAAAAT
- a CDS encoding mitochondrial glycoprotein domain containing protein (putative) produces MNFLRRNATNLCKGKVLGKHLNCSVNELSNLNKRKISNIINLGKYGQRYQGTHSSSVIGAKRFASSEAQKLSEVVKAEVQHEKSNYEAPDNIKKFLQTSGWKFEEQEGDVNMVLTKNVDGMKIIIDFQLVSPFQAEGENEAQAEMTDFSVTNDEKFRYMIGNVKYYKNEEGKNSVSAYNGPEFEDLDDSLQTSLDEWLANLGVDSELCDFIDSCSIDKEQREYMSWLQNISNFIES; encoded by the exons atgaatttcttGAGAAGAAACGCtacaaatttgtgtaaagGCAAAGTCTTGGGGAAGCACCTGAACTGCTCTGTGAACGAGCTCAGCAACTTGAATAAGAGAAAGATTTCCAACATAATCAACCTTGGGAAATATGGACAAAGGTACCAAGGAACCCATTCCAGCTCTGTTATTGGAGCAAAAAGATTTGCTTCAAGTGAAGCGCAGAAACTGTCCGAAGTTGTAAAAGCAGAGGTGCAACATGAGAAGTCGAATTATGAGGCACCAGATAATATTAAGAAGTTTTTGCAAACGTCGGGATGGAAATTTGAGGAACAAGAAGGGGATGTCAACATGGTGCTAaccaaaaatgtggatggaatgaaaattattatcgATTTTCAACTTGTGTCCCCATTtcaagcagaaggagaaaatgaagcGCAAGCAGAAATGACTGACTTTTCTGTCACT AATGATGAGAAATTCAGATATATGATTGGAAATGTTaagtattataaaaatgaagaaggaaaaaattccgTGTCAGCTTATAATGGACCTGAATTTGAAGACCTGGATGACTCCTTACAAACTTCGCTCGATGAATGGCTGGCGAACTTAGGAGTAGACTCTGAGTTGTGTGATTTTATCGATTCCTGTAGCATTGACAAAGAGCAAAGAGAATACATGTCATGGTTACAGAACATTTCGAATTTTATCGAATCTTAA
- a CDS encoding methionine aminopeptidase type II (putative), producing the protein MEEQNNSHIRLLNNWPQVERSIQTSPATVPIEMVYQGENYPVGEIQNYKHVLSGKTLQEKKEVEKLNSDYYEDLRKAAECHRQVRKYIQTYIQPGRKMIDIVKETEKKTKELILSHKLNCGWGFPTGCSLNHCAAHYTPNYGDETVLKYDDVCKLDFGVHVNGYIIDCAFTIAFNEKYDNLIKATQDGTNTGIREAGIDARMCDIGEAIQEAIESYELELNQKTYPIKAISNLRGHSINKYIIHGGKCVPIVKQKEKNEIMEEGELFAIETFASTGKGYVTHDNECSHYMRNPDKQFVPIRLNSAKTLLKVINDNFDTLPFCHRWLDDLGQKRHFMALKTLVDLNIVEAYPPLCDVKNSFTSQMEHTILLRPT; encoded by the coding sequence AtggaggaacaaaataatagcCACATTAGATTACTAAACAATTGGCCCCAAGTAGAAAGGAGCATACAAACCAGTCCAGCAACGGTACCAATAGAAATGGTTTACCAAGGGGAGAATTACCCAGTCGGAGAAATTCAAAACTATAAACATGTACTTAGTGGAAAAACactgcaagaaaaaaaagaggtggaaaaattgaattcGGATTATTATGAAGATTTAAGAAAAGCTGCAGAGTGTCATAGGCAAGTTAGGAAATACATACAGACGTATATCCAAccgggaagaaaaatgattgACATAGTAAAAGagacagagaaaaaaacgaaagagtTGATTTTATCtcataaattaaattgtgGATGGGGATTTCCAACAGGGTGCTCATTAAATCATTGCGCAGCTCATTACACTCCAAATTATGGAGATGAAActgttttaaaatatgatgaTGTATGCAAGTTAGATTTTGGAGTACATGTTAATGGTTACATAATCGACTGTGCTTTTACCATTGCCTTTAACGAAAAGTACGATAATCTTATTAAGGCTACTCAAGATGGAACAAACACAGGTATTAGAGAGGCAGGAATTGATGCCAGAATGTGTGACATAGGAGAAGCAATTCAAGAAGCTATTGAGTCATACGAACTGGAATTAAACCAAAAGACTTATCCCATTAAAGCCATTTCAAATCTCAGAGGACACTCCATTAATAAGTATATTATTCATGGGGGGAAGTGTGTCCCCATTGTCaaacagaaagaaaaaaatgaaataatggaagaaggagaactATTTGCCATCGAAACCTTTGCGTCTACTGGAAAGGGTTATGTTACTCACGACAATGAGTGTTCCCATTACATGAGAAATCCAGACAAACAATTTGTTCCCATTAGATTAAATTCTGCAAAGACACTCTTAAAAGTTATTAATGATAATTTTGATACcctcccattttgtcatAGATGGTTGGATGACTTGGGACAAAAGAGGCATTTTATGGCCCTAAAAACGCTCGTAGATTTAAACATCGTGGAGGCATATCCCCCTCTTTGTGATGTGAAGAACTCCTTTACGTCTCAAATGGAGCACACCATTTTGCTGCGCCCGACA
- a CDS encoding hypothetical protein (putative), whose translation MENVSKRDILVNYLKLCNKNDMAEAVMKYCDEDRGIVFNRHPARNENKFGAIYDYAASSKSKMPSAMSSSHDLKGPIEKGSNRSNGRSQSSRSNRSNRSRHSIVQSKCFYKSKSSLESVKIDKQPSSYIPCGSKQEVPDGVVQTNDPISDVLDDMCEIVAPEGRGKFLKFIGENYVYVLLENGTYNCYPMDLLKLNRSYLKTNAMYNLRLNYKDRALNHTRNVLKDKIASLQRKESLLNEQKGTSDEFVAFPAHMDHLRDYIMKNDSEKENVPLRNYLENHLESHLDNHLESHLVNHLEKHVMRLPLKNEESGVGEHDRSHIPEHHNLAKKTVKVKSLNSRYTLEGSKWYAPTDLKIASEESCSACC comes from the exons ATGGAAAACGTAAGCAAAAGGGATATCCTtgtgaattatttaaaactGTGCAACAAGAACGATATGGCTGAGGCAGTGATGAAATACTGCGATGAGGACCGTGGGATAGTTTTCAACAGGCACCCCGCCAGAAACGAGAACAAATTTGGAGCGATCTACGACTACGCGGCTTCTTCGAAGTCCAAAATGCCAAGCGCGATGAGCTCTTCGCACGATTTAAAAGGGCCAatcgaaaaaggaagcaatcGAAGCAATGGAAGAAGTCAAAGCAGTCGAAGCAATCGAAGCAATCGAAGCCGTCACAGCATAGTGCAATCCAAGTGCTTCTATAAGAGTAAAAGCTCTCTGGAAAGTGTGAAAATAGATAAGCAGCCAAGCAGTTACATACCATGCGGCAGCAAACAGGAAGTGCCGGACGGAGTAGTGCAGACGAATGACCCCATTTCCGATGTGCTGGATGACATGTGTGAAATTGTAGCACCTGAAGGCAGGGGcaagtttttaaaatttataggGGAAAATTACGTGTACGTCCTGCTGGAAAAT GGCACATACAATTGCTACCCCATGGACCTGCTCAAGCTAAATCGATCCTACTTGAAGACAAACGCGATGTACAACCTCCGATTGAACTACAAAGACAGGGCGTTAAATCACACTAGGAATGTCTTAAAAG ATAAAATTGCTTCCTTGCAACGCAAGGAGAGCCTCTTAAATGAACAGAAAGGAACTTCCGACGAGTTCGTCGCGTTTCCTGCTCACATGGACCATTTGAGAGACTACATAATGAAAAACGACTCAGAGAAAGAAAACGTTCCCTTGAGGAATTACTTGGAGAACCACTTGGAGAGTCACTTGGATAATCACTTGGAGAGTCACTTGGTGAATCACTTGGAGAAACACGTGATGCGTCTTCCCTTGAAGAATGAAGAATCGGGTGTGGGTGAACACGACAGGAGCCACATACCTGAGCACCACAATTTG GCTAAAAAAACTGTTAAGGTTAAATCGTTAAATAGTAGGTACACGTTGGAGGGGTCCAAATGGTATGCCCCCACTGATCTCAAAATTGCAAGTGAGGAAAGCTGCAGCGCTTGCTGCTGA